From one Flavobacteriales bacterium genomic stretch:
- the ruvX gene encoding Holliday junction resolvase RuvX gives MPRVIAIDFGLKRTGLAVTDPLRIIASALETVESKELMAFLIEYCAREPVDGFVIGLPVNLDGSDTDVTPNVRLLADALRKRFPAHFVELADERFTSKLAQQTLLASGKGRMARREKGQIDRISATILLQDWLARQ, from the coding sequence ATGCCACGCGTCATCGCCATCGACTTCGGACTGAAACGGACCGGGCTGGCCGTCACCGATCCGCTGCGCATCATCGCCTCGGCACTGGAAACGGTGGAGAGCAAGGAGCTCATGGCCTTCTTGATCGAGTACTGCGCCCGTGAACCGGTGGACGGTTTCGTGATCGGCCTGCCCGTGAACCTCGATGGCAGCGATACCGATGTGACCCCGAATGTCCGACTGCTCGCCGATGCGCTGCGCAAGCGATTCCCCGCGCACTTCGTGGAACTGGCCGATGAGCGCTTCACCAGCAAGCTCGCGCAGCAGACCTTGCTCGCCAGCGGCAAAGGCCGCATGGCCCGGCGCGAGAAAGGGCAGATCGACCGCATCAGCGCGACGATCCTGTTGCAGGATTGGCTCGCCCGGCAATGA
- the asnB gene encoding asparagine synthase (glutamine-hydrolyzing) yields the protein MCGIAGSYQFDPSRPPSVDRIETALRCLAHRGPDDEGVYRSGRTVLGHRRLSVIDTSPAAHQPFTDDGRRFTIAFNGEAFNYQELRAQLEAAGHRFRSQSDTEVVLRLFTLKGEGILHEINGFFALAIHDADKDELLLARDRFGEKPLWYCEQDGRLLFASELRALEALGATGEVDPQSVHQYFTYHYIPAPWSALKELRKLEPGELLRVSAKGVERSRWYDAVRAAKRTEASSDPKGRLQELLDDSVRQRLNSDVPIGAFLSGGLDSSIVCALAAGHRKGLRTFSIGYADAPYFDETRFAEEAARHIGTEHTSIRLTTDDLAEAYTDFLGCIDEPFADSSALPAFILAREARKQVTVALSGDGADELFGGYRKHQAQLRLMDPSVIDKAVIALRPLWRLLPKSRNNRLTDAFRMLHRFATHAGGSPEQRWLRLADRDPDRDADRLVPQPVFPIPLDARADHLARGVSQLEGMNGFLLADMLTVLPNDMLNKVDLTSMAHGLEVRTPFLDHRVAEFALALPAEMKLRRGLGKAILREAFADRLPTAIIKRRKQGFEVPMRALLLGPLRPLQHELLSSGDLREAGFDAESVHEIMQRLRSPSPGDAQATVHALLVFMAWWKTRRIKASSI from the coding sequence ATGTGCGGCATCGCCGGTTCATACCAGTTCGATCCCAGCCGACCGCCCTCCGTTGACCGCATCGAAACGGCCTTGCGCTGCCTCGCGCACCGCGGCCCCGATGATGAAGGCGTCTATCGCAGCGGACGCACGGTGCTGGGCCATCGCCGGCTGAGCGTCATCGACACCAGCCCGGCGGCGCACCAGCCCTTCACCGATGATGGCAGGCGCTTCACGATAGCCTTCAACGGTGAAGCCTTCAACTACCAGGAACTGCGCGCTCAGCTAGAAGCTGCAGGACACCGCTTCCGCAGTCAGAGTGATACGGAGGTGGTGCTTCGGCTCTTCACGCTGAAGGGCGAGGGCATCCTGCATGAGATCAACGGCTTCTTCGCATTGGCCATCCACGATGCGGATAAGGATGAATTGCTGCTCGCGCGCGACCGCTTCGGCGAGAAGCCGCTCTGGTACTGCGAGCAAGATGGCCGCTTGCTCTTCGCCAGTGAGTTGAGGGCCTTGGAGGCCTTGGGCGCGACTGGCGAGGTCGATCCGCAGAGCGTGCACCAGTACTTCACCTACCATTACATCCCAGCGCCATGGAGCGCGCTGAAGGAGCTGCGGAAACTGGAGCCTGGCGAACTGCTCCGTGTGAGCGCGAAGGGCGTTGAGCGGAGCCGTTGGTACGATGCGGTTAGGGCCGCTAAGCGAACCGAAGCGAGTTCCGATCCAAAAGGCCGGCTCCAAGAACTGCTCGACGATTCCGTTCGGCAGCGCCTGAACAGCGATGTGCCCATTGGCGCCTTCCTCAGCGGCGGGCTCGATAGCAGCATCGTATGCGCATTGGCCGCAGGCCATCGGAAGGGTTTGCGCACCTTCAGCATCGGCTACGCTGATGCGCCATATTTCGACGAGACCCGCTTCGCCGAAGAAGCCGCGCGGCACATCGGGACTGAGCACACCAGCATCCGCCTCACCACCGATGACCTGGCCGAGGCGTACACGGACTTCCTCGGCTGCATCGACGAGCCCTTCGCCGACAGCAGCGCGCTGCCCGCCTTCATCCTGGCCCGCGAGGCACGCAAGCAGGTCACCGTGGCCCTGAGCGGCGACGGCGCCGATGAGCTCTTCGGCGGCTACCGCAAGCACCAGGCGCAATTGCGGCTCATGGATCCATCGGTCATTGACAAGGCCGTGATCGCGCTACGGCCCTTGTGGCGATTGTTGCCGAAGTCTCGAAATAACCGCCTCACGGATGCCTTCCGGATGCTGCACCGCTTCGCGACCCATGCTGGTGGATCCCCCGAGCAGCGCTGGCTGAGGCTGGCGGATCGGGATCCGGATCGCGATGCGGACCGGCTTGTGCCCCAACCGGTCTTCCCGATACCCTTGGACGCGCGCGCGGATCACCTGGCGCGTGGCGTGAGTCAGCTCGAAGGCATGAACGGCTTCCTCCTCGCCGATATGCTGACCGTGCTGCCCAACGACATGCTGAACAAGGTGGATCTCACCAGCATGGCCCACGGCCTCGAGGTGCGGACGCCCTTCCTCGATCACCGCGTGGCGGAGTTTGCGCTCGCGCTGCCGGCGGAAATGAAATTGCGGCGCGGCCTGGGCAAAGCGATCCTGCGCGAAGCGTTCGCGGATCGGTTGCCAACCGCGATCATCAAGCGCCGCAAGCAAGGATTCGAAGTGCCCATGCGCGCCTTGCTGCTGGGACCCTTGCGGCCCTTGCAGCACGAGCTGCTCAGTTCCGGCGATCTGCGCGAAGCCGGCTTCGATGCGGAATCGGTGCATGAGATCATGCAGCGCCTGCGATCCCCATCGCCCGGCGATGCACAGGCAACCGTGCATGCCCTGCTCGTCTTCATGGCGTGGTGGAAAACGAGGCGGATCAAAGCCTCCTCCATCTGA
- a CDS encoding 2,3,4,5-tetrahydropyridine-2,6-dicarboxylate N-succinyltransferase, with the protein MHELIEKAWEDRNLLRDAEVVNHIEAVVEKLDRGEVRVAEPDGMGGWKVNDWVKKAVIMYFPIKQMHTYEVGPLEFHDKIPLKRRYAQLGVRVVPHAIARHGSYLAPGVILMPSYVNIGAHVGEGTMVDTWATVGSCAQIGRHVHLSGGVGIGGVLEPVQAAPVIIEDGCFIGSRAIVVEGVRVCSEAVLGANVVLTASTRIIDVTGPEPVEMKGMVPPRSVVIPGTVPKTFAAGAYGVPCALIIGQRKESTDKKTSLNEALREHSVAV; encoded by the coding sequence ATGCACGAACTCATCGAGAAAGCGTGGGAGGACCGCAACCTGCTGCGCGATGCGGAGGTGGTGAATCACATTGAGGCCGTGGTGGAGAAGCTCGACCGCGGCGAAGTGCGGGTGGCGGAACCCGATGGCATGGGCGGCTGGAAGGTGAACGACTGGGTGAAGAAGGCGGTGATCATGTACTTCCCCATCAAGCAGATGCACACGTATGAGGTGGGGCCGCTGGAGTTCCACGACAAGATCCCGCTGAAGCGGCGCTATGCGCAGCTCGGCGTGCGTGTGGTGCCGCATGCCATCGCGCGGCACGGCAGCTACCTGGCGCCGGGCGTGATCCTGATGCCGAGCTACGTGAACATCGGCGCCCATGTGGGCGAAGGCACCATGGTGGATACCTGGGCCACCGTGGGCAGCTGCGCGCAGATCGGCAGGCACGTGCACCTGAGCGGCGGCGTGGGCATCGGGGGTGTGCTGGAGCCGGTGCAGGCAGCTCCAGTGATCATCGAGGATGGCTGCTTCATCGGCTCGCGCGCCATCGTGGTGGAAGGCGTGCGCGTATGCAGCGAGGCGGTGCTCGGCGCCAATGTGGTGCTCACGGCCAGCACGCGCATCATTGATGTGACGGGTCCTGAGCCGGTGGAGATGAAGGGCATGGTGCCGCCGCGCAGCGTGGTGATCCCCGGCACCGTGCCGAAGACCTTCGCGGCCGGCGCGTACGGCGTGCCCTGCGCGCTCATCATTGGCCAGCGCAAGGAGAGCACGGACAAGAAGACCTCCTTGAATGAAGCGCTGCGCGAGCACAGCGTGGCCGTTTGA
- a CDS encoding glycosyltransferase, protein MPRVLQILNRFNLGGPTHNAAYLTRYMAPEFETLLVGGSQEFSEAASHHITRSLGVEPMILPELQREVAPWRDRSAYRRIKQVIKDFKPDIVHTHAAKAGAVGRMAAADLGVRGIVHTFHGHVFHSYFGPVRTALYKSIERFLAKRTHRIIAISDRQREELVDEHRICDGSKVEVIPLGFDLMPFQVEQERKRSLFRHVYGVAADEIAVGIVGRLVPIKNHDLFLDVVARVRERSGLKLRAFIVGDGEERERLQAETARRGLSQANGPYFNGHPFGHGVNGKPMVKPAEVTFTSWIKEVDIVNAGLDIAMLTSLNEGTPVSLIEAQASNRPVVSTDVGGIRNIVSAGKTALLCPSGDADGLADALERLARSESLRHRMGQGGWDFVRERYHFTRLVNDTARLYRELLA, encoded by the coding sequence ATGCCCCGCGTACTCCAGATCCTCAACCGCTTCAACCTGGGTGGCCCCACGCACAACGCGGCCTACCTCACGCGGTACATGGCACCGGAGTTCGAGACCCTGCTGGTGGGCGGCAGCCAGGAATTCAGCGAGGCCGCCAGCCATCACATCACCCGGAGCCTGGGCGTGGAGCCCATGATCCTCCCGGAACTCCAGCGCGAGGTGGCGCCTTGGCGCGACCGTAGCGCCTACCGCCGGATCAAGCAGGTGATCAAGGACTTCAAGCCCGATATCGTGCACACGCATGCGGCCAAAGCTGGTGCCGTGGGCCGCATGGCCGCCGCTGACCTCGGCGTGAGAGGCATCGTGCATACCTTCCACGGGCATGTGTTCCACAGCTATTTCGGCCCTGTGCGCACCGCGCTCTACAAGAGCATTGAGCGCTTCCTGGCGAAGCGGACCCATCGGATCATCGCGATCAGCGACCGGCAGCGCGAGGAACTGGTGGATGAGCACCGCATCTGCGATGGCTCAAAAGTGGAAGTGATCCCCTTGGGCTTCGACCTGATGCCCTTCCAGGTGGAGCAGGAGCGCAAGCGGTCGCTCTTCCGGCACGTGTATGGGGTGGCTGCGGACGAAATCGCCGTGGGCATCGTGGGCCGCCTAGTGCCGATCAAGAACCACGACCTCTTCCTGGATGTGGTCGCGCGGGTGCGGGAACGCTCCGGCCTGAAACTGCGCGCCTTCATCGTGGGCGATGGCGAGGAGCGAGAGCGCCTGCAGGCGGAGACCGCGCGGCGCGGCCTGAGCCAAGCCAACGGTCCCTACTTCAACGGGCATCCCTTCGGGCACGGCGTGAACGGCAAGCCCATGGTGAAGCCGGCCGAAGTGACCTTCACGAGCTGGATCAAGGAGGTGGACATCGTGAACGCCGGGCTCGACATCGCCATGCTCACCAGCCTGAACGAGGGCACTCCGGTGAGCCTGATCGAAGCGCAGGCGAGCAACCGGCCTGTGGTGAGCACCGATGTGGGCGGCATCCGCAACATCGTGAGCGCCGGGAAAACGGCGCTGCTCTGCCCCTCGGGCGATGCCGACGGCCTTGCCGATGCCTTGGAGCGCCTGGCCCGGAGCGAGAGCCTTCGGCACCGCATGGGGCAGGGCGGCTGGGACTTCGTGCGCGAGCGGTACCACTTCACCCGCTTGGTGAACGACACCGCGCGGCTCTACCGCGAGCTCCTGGCCTAG
- a CDS encoding PorP/SprF family type IX secretion system membrane protein: MKSCASLLLVFALAFRCEGQDIHFSQFFNVPMGLNPGAIGQFDGDYRAHGVFRQQWRSVTVPYRTFGLGGDARDFNGIKGLGLGAWLFNDRAGDSHMNQFHFSIGGSWTETLDARERHSLTVGAQLGLTSLTIDNSGLSFDAQYNGFTYDPSRDNGEDFQRYGLLHEDIHAGIVYRFVRSPRNWLQAGFGLFNLTRPGVGFLNEPSIPLDRRADLHALISFRVHDDIDLLPAIRLMAQGTFREFDLGANARYILLQRYGLKRAILAGVHLRARDAGFIFAGLERDGWTFGMSYDINTSDLVPASRNRGAIEFTAIRIWKKRPPVPVRFKACPEQL, encoded by the coding sequence ATGAAAAGCTGCGCCTCTTTGCTGCTCGTATTCGCCTTGGCATTCCGCTGCGAAGGCCAGGACATCCACTTCTCGCAGTTCTTCAACGTGCCCATGGGATTGAATCCCGGGGCGATCGGGCAGTTCGATGGCGACTACCGGGCGCACGGCGTCTTCCGACAGCAATGGCGATCGGTCACGGTACCCTACCGCACCTTCGGGCTCGGCGGTGATGCGCGCGACTTCAATGGCATCAAGGGCCTCGGCCTCGGCGCCTGGCTCTTCAACGACCGCGCGGGCGACAGCCACATGAACCAGTTCCACTTCAGCATCGGCGGCAGCTGGACCGAGACACTCGATGCGCGCGAGCGCCACTCGCTCACGGTCGGCGCGCAGCTCGGCCTAACCTCGCTCACCATCGACAACAGCGGCCTCAGCTTCGATGCGCAGTACAACGGCTTCACCTACGATCCGAGCCGCGACAATGGCGAGGACTTCCAGCGCTACGGACTGCTGCACGAGGACATCCATGCAGGCATCGTCTATCGCTTCGTGCGCTCACCGCGCAACTGGCTGCAAGCAGGCTTCGGTCTGTTTAACCTCACCCGGCCCGGCGTGGGCTTCCTCAACGAGCCCAGCATCCCGCTCGATCGCCGAGCGGACCTGCATGCACTCATTTCCTTCCGCGTGCATGACGACATCGATCTGCTGCCTGCGATACGGTTGATGGCGCAAGGCACCTTCCGTGAATTCGACCTGGGTGCCAATGCGCGCTACATCCTGCTGCAGCGCTATGGCTTGAAGCGCGCCATCCTCGCAGGCGTTCATCTGCGCGCACGCGATGCTGGCTTCATCTTCGCGGGCCTTGAGCGCGACGGTTGGACCTTCGGCATGAGCTACGACATCAACACCAGCGACCTGGTGCCCGCCAGCCGGAACCGCGGCGCTATCGAATTCACGGCGATCCGCATCTGGAAGAAACGTCCGCCGGTGCCGGTGCGATTCAAAGCTTGTCCCGAGCAATTGTGA
- a CDS encoding DUF805 domain-containing protein, with amino-acid sequence MNWFLKALKNYVGFKGRARRKEYWMFTLFNIIFAVAAMVLDNVAGLASPMTGYGPIYALYALATFLPGLAVAVRRLHDVGKSGWFILIALIPIIGAIWLLVLLVTDSKPGANEYGENPKEGAMA; translated from the coding sequence ATGAACTGGTTTCTGAAAGCACTCAAGAACTACGTCGGATTCAAAGGCCGTGCGCGCCGGAAGGAGTACTGGATGTTCACGCTCTTCAACATCATCTTCGCGGTTGCAGCGATGGTGCTGGACAATGTGGCCGGCCTTGCGAGCCCGATGACGGGATACGGCCCCATTTACGCGCTTTATGCATTGGCCACCTTCCTGCCCGGTCTCGCCGTGGCGGTGCGTCGCCTGCACGATGTGGGCAAGAGCGGCTGGTTCATCCTGATCGCGCTCATCCCGATCATCGGTGCCATCTGGTTGCTCGTGCTATTGGTCACGGACAGCAAGCCCGGCGCGAACGAGTATGGTGAGAATCCGAAGGAGGGAGCCATGGCCTGA
- the lpdA gene encoding dihydrolipoyl dehydrogenase codes for MSYDLIVLGSGPGGYVAAIRASQLGLKTAIVERESLGGICLNWGCIPTKALLKSAQVFEYISHAKDYGITVGEGKPDLKAMVARSRGVADGMSKGVQFLMKKNKIDVVMGTGKLMPGRKIEVTAADGKKSVVEGKHIIIATGARSRALPNLPQDGKKIIGYREAMVLPEQPKSMVVVGSGAIGSEFAYFYAAIGTKVTLVEFMPNIVPVEDEDVSKQLEKSFKKQGIEVMVSSEVTSVDTKGKGCVVTVKNAAGEKKIECDIVLSAVGIAANLEGIGLEEVGIVTDKGKIKVDGYYATNMPGYYAIGDCTPGQALAHVASAEGIICVEKIAGQNPHTLDYGNIPGCTYCSPEVASVGMTEKQCKEKGLSIKVGKFPFSASGKASAGGNKDGFVKLIFDAKYGELLGAHMIGMNVTEMIAECVSIRKLETTGHEIIKTVHPHPTMSEAIMEAAAAAYGEVIHL; via the coding sequence ATGAGCTACGACCTGATCGTCCTCGGCAGCGGCCCCGGCGGCTACGTTGCCGCCATCCGTGCCAGCCAACTCGGCCTGAAGACCGCCATCGTGGAACGCGAGAGCCTCGGCGGCATCTGCCTCAACTGGGGCTGCATCCCCACCAAGGCGCTGCTGAAGAGCGCGCAGGTGTTCGAGTACATCAGCCACGCCAAGGATTATGGCATCACCGTGGGCGAGGGCAAACCTGACCTGAAGGCCATGGTGGCGCGCAGCCGAGGCGTTGCCGATGGCATGAGCAAAGGCGTGCAGTTCCTGATGAAGAAGAACAAGATCGATGTGGTGATGGGCACCGGCAAGCTGATGCCAGGCCGCAAGATCGAAGTCACTGCCGCCGACGGGAAGAAGAGCGTGGTGGAAGGCAAGCACATCATCATCGCCACCGGCGCGCGCAGCCGTGCGCTGCCTAACCTGCCGCAGGACGGCAAGAAGATCATCGGCTACCGCGAGGCCATGGTGCTGCCTGAACAGCCCAAGAGCATGGTAGTGGTGGGCAGCGGCGCCATCGGCAGCGAGTTCGCGTACTTCTATGCTGCCATCGGCACCAAGGTCACGCTGGTGGAGTTCATGCCGAACATCGTCCCGGTGGAGGATGAGGACGTGAGCAAGCAGCTCGAGAAGAGCTTCAAGAAGCAGGGCATCGAGGTGATGGTCTCTTCGGAAGTGACCAGCGTTGACACCAAGGGCAAGGGCTGCGTGGTGACCGTGAAGAACGCCGCTGGCGAGAAGAAGATCGAGTGCGACATCGTGCTCAGCGCGGTCGGCATCGCCGCCAACCTCGAAGGCATCGGGCTCGAAGAGGTGGGCATCGTGACCGACAAGGGCAAGATCAAGGTCGATGGCTACTACGCCACCAACATGCCCGGCTACTACGCCATCGGCGATTGCACGCCCGGACAAGCACTGGCGCACGTGGCCAGCGCGGAGGGCATCATCTGCGTGGAGAAGATCGCCGGGCAGAACCCGCACACGCTCGATTATGGCAACATCCCCGGCTGCACCTATTGCAGCCCCGAGGTGGCCAGCGTGGGCATGACCGAGAAGCAATGCAAGGAGAAGGGCCTGTCGATCAAGGTGGGCAAGTTCCCCTTCAGCGCCAGCGGCAAGGCCAGCGCGGGCGGCAACAAGGACGGATTCGTGAAGCTGATCTTCGACGCCAAGTACGGCGAGCTGCTGGGCGCGCACATGATCGGCATGAACGTGACCGAGATGATCGCCGAGTGCGTGAGCATCCGCAAGCTGGAGACCACCGGCCACGAGATCATCAAGACCGTTCACCCCCACCCCACCATGAGCGAAGCCATCATGGAGGCGGCAGCGGCGGCCTACGGCGAGGTGATCCACCTGTAG
- a CDS encoding gliding motility-associated C-terminal domain-containing protein, translated as MKQVRNGLLTFLAAIAAVACSGQARFIENKGQWPDAVRYRAELDGVVLWAQDDAVLFALFDAKALRDAHANVNDPLPETLRHHAVRMRFVSATAGARADAAQELTGHHSYFLGSDQKRWAGGARAFAEVSLREVAPGCDAVFRAGRSGAKYDLVIAPGADPAAIRIAFEGADKVELRGAALVVHTALGRLTERIPIAYQEINGERRTVHCRYTLNDGVVGFRPGDFDKLHPLIIDPTLRFATYSGSFSNNFGYTASFDQLGFLYAGSTAFGNQFPVTTGAYQTQWAGGAGQQNGGTDIAITKYDTTGTFLVWSTYLGGNGDEMPHSLYVDGNDQLVVLGTTGSTDFPTPATTYDNSFGGGSAVTPAGLGISYPNGSDMVVARLSLDGSALIGSTYLGGAANDGLNTATGLKFNYADEVRGEVLLDAQGRVWVVSCTQTPNMPTTVGAAQTAFGGGSHDGYVARFNPQLTQLQYGSYLGGSAADACYNGDLDAQGRLYVCGGSVSSDLPASNGAVQGAFNGGPADAFAARFSVNGSTIERLTYWGSSGYDQAYFIELDQFSNAFLFGQTNAPSGQLIQNAPYNIPGGGQFITKLDPELSNVLLSSRVGAGDGTPDISPTAFLVDVCDKIYTSGWGSSAGGLGGGLTTSGLPVTADAHQGTTAGHDLYLAVFDIDMTALDYATYYGGAQSPEHVDGGTSRFDRRGRVYQSVCAGCQNNDDFPTTPGAWSATNNSSGCNNGVLKFDFDAPLTIAAFLAPDTVCAPLSVAFTNLSSGATSYLWDFGDTQTSTAFSPTHSYAQPGTYTVTLTATSPVTCNGQDIATRTVTIAPAGPLLQAMNDTLICGPLNSFELIATSFGTAATWHWSSNAQFTDILNSAFSDSTGTVSPAMSGTYHIRVSNGSTCTARDSVQVTISLGAIAVSGEQGVCAGDTAVLTLTGADPGSSIVWSPAEDVISGQGTSTARVAPVEATTYGVSVSSPLGCSWAGTVTVNVSPLFGNAVTATADQVLVLPGTTVQLLATPSTGVTYSWQPAGAVSDPAIANPTAVIQQTTTFTATVSDGICTRSIPVTVRVYELRCEEPDIFVPNTFTPNGDGANDVLFVRGRHIARMEFKVFDRWGEKVFESVDPSSGWNGEYNSKLVDPAVFVYHLKVWCIDGQEYFTKGNVTVVR; from the coding sequence ATGAAGCAGGTGCGCAACGGACTCCTCACTTTCCTCGCAGCGATCGCAGCGGTCGCCTGTTCCGGTCAGGCACGCTTCATCGAGAACAAGGGGCAATGGCCCGATGCCGTGCGTTACCGGGCCGAGCTCGATGGCGTGGTGCTTTGGGCGCAGGACGATGCTGTGCTCTTCGCCCTCTTCGACGCGAAGGCCCTGCGCGATGCCCATGCCAATGTGAACGACCCTTTGCCTGAGACACTGCGCCACCACGCCGTGCGCATGCGCTTCGTGAGCGCCACCGCCGGAGCCAGGGCCGATGCAGCGCAGGAGCTCACAGGCCATCACAGCTATTTCCTGGGCAGCGATCAGAAGCGGTGGGCGGGCGGTGCGCGCGCTTTCGCGGAAGTGAGCCTGCGGGAAGTCGCGCCCGGTTGCGATGCCGTGTTCCGCGCAGGCCGCAGCGGCGCGAAGTACGATCTGGTGATCGCCCCGGGCGCCGATCCCGCGGCCATCCGCATCGCATTCGAGGGCGCCGACAAGGTGGAATTGCGCGGCGCAGCGCTGGTGGTGCATACCGCGCTCGGCAGGCTCACGGAGCGAATCCCGATCGCCTACCAGGAGATCAATGGCGAACGGCGGACGGTTCACTGCCGCTACACGCTGAATGATGGCGTCGTCGGCTTCAGGCCCGGCGATTTCGACAAGCTCCACCCGCTCATCATCGATCCCACCTTGCGCTTCGCCACCTACTCAGGGTCCTTCAGCAACAACTTCGGCTACACGGCCAGCTTCGATCAGCTCGGCTTCCTCTACGCCGGCAGCACGGCTTTCGGCAATCAGTTCCCCGTCACCACCGGCGCGTACCAGACGCAATGGGCCGGCGGCGCAGGCCAGCAGAACGGCGGCACCGACATCGCGATCACCAAGTACGACACCACGGGCACCTTCCTCGTGTGGAGCACCTACCTCGGCGGCAACGGCGATGAGATGCCGCACAGCCTGTATGTGGATGGCAATGATCAGCTCGTCGTACTTGGAACAACCGGCTCCACGGATTTCCCGACGCCTGCCACCACCTACGACAACAGTTTCGGCGGTGGCAGCGCGGTGACGCCCGCCGGACTGGGCATTTCCTATCCCAATGGCAGTGACATGGTGGTGGCGCGCCTCAGCCTCGATGGCAGCGCACTGATCGGCAGCACCTACCTCGGAGGTGCCGCGAACGATGGCCTCAATACCGCCACCGGATTGAAATTCAACTACGCCGATGAGGTCCGCGGCGAGGTGCTGCTCGATGCCCAGGGCCGCGTGTGGGTGGTGAGCTGCACACAGACGCCCAACATGCCAACGACCGTTGGTGCGGCACAGACTGCATTCGGCGGCGGAAGCCACGATGGCTATGTGGCGCGCTTCAATCCGCAGCTCACGCAATTGCAGTATGGCAGCTACCTCGGCGGCAGCGCGGCCGATGCGTGCTACAACGGCGACCTCGATGCGCAAGGCCGGTTGTACGTGTGCGGAGGATCGGTGAGCAGCGATCTTCCCGCGAGCAACGGTGCGGTGCAGGGTGCATTCAACGGCGGACCAGCAGATGCCTTCGCGGCTCGCTTCAGCGTGAATGGAAGCACCATAGAACGGCTCACGTACTGGGGAAGCAGCGGTTACGATCAGGCCTACTTCATCGAGTTGGATCAGTTCAGCAATGCCTTTCTCTTCGGGCAGACGAATGCGCCCAGCGGACAGTTGATCCAGAACGCGCCGTACAACATCCCCGGCGGCGGGCAGTTCATCACCAAGCTCGATCCCGAACTGAGCAACGTATTGCTGAGCTCGCGCGTGGGCGCAGGCGATGGCACACCGGACATCTCGCCCACGGCTTTCCTGGTGGATGTCTGCGACAAGATCTACACGAGCGGATGGGGCAGCAGCGCGGGCGGATTGGGCGGCGGCCTCACCACCTCAGGCCTGCCCGTTACGGCCGATGCGCACCAAGGCACCACGGCCGGTCACGACCTCTACCTCGCGGTATTCGACATCGACATGACCGCGCTCGACTACGCCACCTACTACGGCGGTGCGCAGAGCCCCGAGCATGTCGATGGGGGCACGAGTCGTTTCGATCGGCGCGGACGCGTTTACCAGAGCGTGTGCGCCGGCTGCCAGAACAACGACGATTTCCCCACCACGCCGGGGGCCTGGAGCGCCACCAACAACAGCAGCGGCTGCAACAACGGCGTGCTCAAGTTCGATTTCGATGCACCGCTCACCATCGCGGCCTTCCTCGCCCCCGATACGGTTTGCGCGCCCCTGAGCGTCGCCTTCACCAACCTGAGCAGCGGCGCCACGAGCTACCTATGGGATTTCGGCGACACCCAGACATCAACGGCGTTCAGCCCCACGCATAGCTACGCACAGCCCGGCACCTACACCGTGACCCTCACGGCCACCAGTCCAGTAACCTGCAACGGACAGGACATCGCGACGCGCACCGTGACCATCGCGCCAGCGGGTCCATTGCTGCAAGCCATGAACGACACGCTGATCTGCGGCCCGTTGAATTCCTTCGAGCTGATCGCCACCAGTTTCGGAACGGCCGCCACCTGGCATTGGAGCAGCAACGCGCAGTTCACCGACATCCTCAACAGCGCCTTCTCCGACAGCACGGGCACCGTATCGCCCGCCATGAGCGGCACCTATCATATCCGTGTGAGCAATGGCTCCACCTGCACCGCACGTGACAGCGTGCAGGTCACTATTTCACTGGGCGCCATCGCCGTGAGCGGTGAGCAAGGAGTCTGCGCGGGCGATACCGCCGTGCTCACGTTGACCGGCGCAGATCCCGGATCCAGCATTGTATGGTCGCCGGCAGAGGACGTCATCAGTGGGCAAGGCACCTCAACGGCCCGTGTAGCGCCTGTGGAAGCGACCACCTATGGCGTGAGCGTCAGCTCTCCACTTGGCTGTTCGTGGGCCGGCACCGTGACCGTGAATGTCTCGCCGCTATTCGGCAATGCGGTCACAGCCACCGCCGATCAAGTGCTGGTGCTGCCCGGCACCACAGTTCAGTTGCTCGCGACACCGAGCACGGGCGTTACCTATTCATGGCAGCCCGCCGGCGCAGTGAGCGATCCCGCCATCGCGAATCCCACGGCGGTCATTCAGCAGACCACCACCTTCACCGCCACCGTGAGCGACGGCATCTGCACGCGCTCCATACCGGTGACCGTCAGGGTGTATGAATTACGCTGCGAAGAGCCGGACATCTTCGTGCCGAACACCTTCACGCCCAACGGCGACGGCGCGAACGACGTGCTCTTCGTGCGCGGCCGACACATCGCGCGCATGGAATTCAAGGTCTTCGATCGCTGGGGCGAGAAGGTCTTCGAGAGCGTTGATCCTTCATCTGGCTGGAACGGTGAATACAACAGCAAGCTGGTGGATCCGGCGGTATTCGTGTACCACCTGAAGGTCTGGTGCATCGATGGCCAGGAGTATTTCACGAAAGGGAATGTGACAGTCGTGCGATGA